From Amycolatopsis cihanbeyliensis, a single genomic window includes:
- a CDS encoding MaoC/PaaZ C-terminal domain-containing protein gives MADEELSFDPSGLDSWTEEHRFEVTRERIIEYAKATNDPIEEHLAGELAPPVFAIVPVFQALMEPALEVVPVELIPRLVHGEQDFLFHRPLKPGDKLVSRGKMIGYQGLPNGTRSAIYLECRTEGGELVNEQYVTAFFRKFDAGAPVGTLAPEHKFDESLREHHPVARVEQHVDTDQTFRYGPAAGDPMPIHLDEEIAKAAGFPGIIAHGLCTMAFTSWAVLTEVAGGRGERLKRLAVRFAKPVLPGQDITTRIWRAGRPERGVNYAFEATAGEELVIKDGLAVVAD, from the coding sequence ATGGCTGATGAGGAGCTGAGCTTCGACCCCAGCGGGCTGGACAGCTGGACCGAGGAACACCGGTTCGAGGTGACCCGCGAGCGGATCATCGAGTATGCCAAGGCCACCAACGACCCCATCGAGGAGCACCTGGCCGGCGAGCTCGCGCCCCCGGTGTTCGCCATCGTCCCGGTCTTCCAGGCGTTGATGGAGCCCGCGCTGGAGGTGGTTCCGGTCGAACTGATCCCGCGACTGGTGCACGGGGAGCAGGATTTCCTTTTCCACCGGCCGCTGAAACCGGGGGACAAGCTGGTCTCGCGCGGGAAGATGATCGGCTACCAGGGCCTGCCCAACGGCACCCGCTCGGCGATCTACCTGGAATGTCGCACCGAGGGTGGGGAGCTGGTCAACGAGCAGTACGTGACCGCGTTCTTCCGCAAGTTCGACGCCGGTGCGCCGGTGGGCACCCTCGCCCCGGAGCACAAGTTCGACGAGTCCCTGCGCGAGCACCACCCGGTGGCGCGGGTCGAGCAGCATGTGGACACCGACCAGACCTTCCGGTACGGCCCGGCCGCAGGCGACCCGATGCCGATCCACCTCGACGAGGAGATCGCCAAGGCGGCCGGCTTCCCCGGGATCATCGCGCACGGCCTGTGCACGATGGCGTTCACCTCCTGGGCCGTGCTGACCGAGGTCGCGGGCGGGCGCGGCGAGCGGTTGAAGCGGCTCGCCGTGCGGTTCGCCAAACCGGTGTTGCCCGGGCAGGACATCACCACCCGGATCTGGCGGGCCGGGCGGCCGGAGCGGGGCGTCAACTACGCGTTCGAGGCCACGGCAGGCGAGGAACTCGTGATCAAGGACGGCCTTGCCGTCGTGGCGGACTGA
- a CDS encoding type II toxin-antitoxin system Rv0910 family toxin: MGQINASVDLPGTPEQVWEVFSDPNNFEKWLTIHTKWKGEVPSEFKEGSKVTEVVTMMGMPNTIEWTVDAYEAPSTLSISGTGMAGVKVRFDLSVQEAPGGSQATIDAEFTGQMIVGALGKAVEKDGKKNLDRSMEKLKELLG, from the coding sequence ATGGGTCAGATCAATGCTTCGGTCGACCTTCCCGGAACACCGGAGCAGGTGTGGGAGGTCTTCTCCGACCCGAACAACTTCGAGAAATGGTTGACCATCCACACCAAGTGGAAGGGCGAGGTGCCCTCGGAGTTCAAGGAGGGCAGCAAGGTGACCGAGGTGGTCACCATGATGGGCATGCCGAACACCATCGAGTGGACCGTGGACGCCTACGAGGCACCGTCCACACTGTCCATTTCCGGTACCGGGATGGCCGGGGTGAAGGTGCGGTTCGACCTGTCCGTGCAGGAGGCGCCCGGCGGTTCGCAGGCCACCATCGACGCCGAGTTCACCGGTCAGATGATCGTGGGCGCCCTGGGCAAGGCCGTGGAGAAGGACGGGAAGAAGAACCTGGACCGATCCATGGAGAAGCTCAAGGAACTGCTGGGCTGA